One Osmerus mordax isolate fOsmMor3 chromosome 25, fOsmMor3.pri, whole genome shotgun sequence DNA window includes the following coding sequences:
- the trappc14 gene encoding trafficking protein particle complex subunit 14, whose protein sequence is MVCMMESQCEYYMYFPAVPISDLSDPARYRTLPRRSHLYLGETVRFLLVLRCKDASCGGTPTEQGTENVGGNKGSLAFGSETASNRAWRELAGSLCAVANVSPGESRHRSHHLHHDYQSSGDEGTDEAEDEYVAAAIGRVDGRCRGFRDCKPLLIHNSTGSGAREFRRAPFQSPLDEPVVLTDEVIFPLTVSLDKLPVSTLKVKVMVTVWKREAEKAEIQEHGYLSILQQRIPTHTFRQDLNTFKAQVSTTLTVLPPPTLRCKQMTISGKHLTVLKVLNECSQEEVCVKEVRILPNFNASYLPMMPDGSVLLVDNVCHQSGEVAMASFCRMESLACSLPSMLSALEEHDFLFQLQLNDMPPDDSSEGLEVPLVAVLQWSTPKMPFTNCIYTHYRLPCIRLDSPRFVMTACCPSTVKVQEHFLVRYTLLNNLQDFLAVRLVWTPEGRGQNDDAALGPVVCHSPLSSLGYCRKGSTISFTVAFQILKAGLYELSQHMKLKLQFTASVSNPPPDARPLSRKNSPSSPAVRDLLDRHQVSLGRSQSFSHQQPSRSHIMRTGSAMERRAITPPVGSPVGRPLYLPPQEKSTLSLDKIAKRECKVLVLDSIN, encoded by the exons ATGGTGTGCATGATGGAGTCGCAGTGCGAGTATTACATGTATTTTCCCGCGGTTCCCATCTCTGACTTGTCAGACCCCGCTCGCTACAGAACCTTACCCCGACGCAGCCACCTTTACTTGGGGGAGACAGTGCGGTTTCTCCTAGTGTTGCGATGCAAGGATGCGTCTTGTGGAGGAACACCGACAGAGCAGGGTACTGAAAACGTAGGCGGCAATAAAGGGTCGTTAGCCTTCGGTTCTGAGACCGCAAGCAACCGGGCTTGGCGGGAGCTTGCCGGATCCCTATGTGCTGTGGCCAACGTCAGTCCCGGAGAAAGTCGACACCGGTCACACCACCTACACCATGACTACCAGAGCAGCGGGGACGAGGGGACGGACGAGGCCGAGGATGAGTACGTTGCCGCAGCCATAGGCAGGGTGGATGGAAGATGTCGCGGTTTCAGAGACTGCAAACCGCTTCTCATCCACAACAGTACGGGGAGTGGGGCGAGGGAGTTCCGCAGGGCTCCGTTCCAG TCTCCACTGGATGAGCCAGTAGTGTTGACCGATGAGGTCATTTTTCCCCTGACCGTGTCTTTGGACAAGCTGCCAGTCAGCACCCTCAAAGTCAAG GTGATGGTGACGGTTTggaagagagaagcagagaaagcAGAAATTCAGGAGCATGGCTACCTTAGCATCCTTCAGCAGCGtattcccacacacacctttcgtCAAGATCTCAACACCTTCAAAGCAcagg TGAGCACCACTCTGACTGTGCTGCCTCCTCCTACTCTTCGCTGTAAACAAATGACGATCTCTGGGAAGCACCTGACGGTTCTGAAAG TATTAAACGAGTGCTCTCAGGAGGAAGTCTGTGTAAAGGAAGTGAGAATTCTGCCAAACTTCAACGCTTCCTACTTACCCATGATGCCGGACGGCTCTGTGCTTTTGGTTGACaatgtgtg CCACCAGTCAGGTGAGGTTGCCATGGCATCCTTCTGCAGGATGGAGAGCCTGGCCTGCAGCCTTCCCAGCATGCTCAGCGCTCTGGAGGAACATGACTTCCTGTTCCAGCTGCAGTTGAACGACATGCCACCGGACGACtccagtgag GGCCTAGAGGTTCCACTGGTGGCTGTGCTTCAGTGGTCCACACCCAAGATGCCCTTCACAAACTGTATTTACACACACTACAG ACTTCCCTGTATTCGATTGGACAGTCCACGCTTTGTGATGACGGCGTGCTGCCCCAGCACCGTGAAGGTTCAGGAGCACTTCCTGGTCCGCTACACACTGCTGAACAACCTGCAGGACTTCCTGGCCGTCAGGCTGGTCTGGACACCCGAGG GTCGTGGTCAGAATGATGATGCAGCTCTGGGACCTGTAGTCTGCCACTCCCCCCTCAGTAGTCTCGGTTACTGTCGTAAAGGCAGCACCATCTCCTTCACTGTGGCCTTCCAGATCCTGAAGGCTGGACTGtacgag ttgaGTCAGCATATGAAGCTCAAGCTCCAGTTCACTGCATCCGTGTCAAACCCTCCCCCGGACGCCCGCCCCCTCTCCC GTAAGAACAGCCCTTCCAGCCCTGCTGTGAGGGACCTGCTGGACAGACACCAGGTCAGCCTGGGGAGGTCCCAGTCCTTCTCCCATCAGCAGCCCTCGCGTTCACATATCATGAG GACGGGTAGTGCCATGGAGAGGCGAGCCATCACCCCCCCTGTGGGATCCCCTGTAGGCCGGCCCCTTTACCTGCCCCCCCAGGAGAAATCTACTCTCTCATTGGACAAGATCGCCAAGAGGGAGTGCAAAGTTCTGGTTCTAGATTCCATCAATTAG